In one window of Streptomyces sp. FXJ1.172 DNA:
- the mmuM gene encoding homocysteine S-methyltransferase: MTSSNTSPRLADALAAGTVVLDGGMSNQLESAGHDLSDELWSARLLAERPEAITEAHLAYFLAGADVAITASYQATFEGFARRGVSHDEAARLLALSVDLARRAARRAGDAGVERPLWVAASVGPYGAMLADGSEYRGRYGLSVDELERFHRPRMEVLAAAGPDVLALETVPDADEGAALLTAVRGLGVPAWLSYTVDGMHTRAGQPLEEAFALAAGVDEVIAVGVNCCAPQDVEPAVEIAARVTGKPVVVYPNSGEAWDARARAWTGRRRFGAGQVKTWRDAGARLIGGCCRVGPEAIASIRQALDTA, from the coding sequence ATGACCAGCAGCAACACCTCTCCCCGCCTCGCCGATGCCCTCGCCGCCGGGACCGTCGTGCTCGACGGCGGCATGTCCAACCAGCTGGAGTCGGCCGGACACGACCTGAGTGACGAGCTGTGGTCGGCGCGGCTGCTCGCCGAGCGGCCGGAAGCGATCACCGAGGCGCACCTGGCCTACTTCCTGGCGGGCGCGGATGTCGCCATCACCGCCAGCTACCAGGCCACCTTCGAGGGGTTCGCCCGGCGCGGCGTCTCTCACGACGAGGCGGCGCGGCTGCTGGCACTGAGCGTGGATCTCGCGCGCAGGGCCGCCCGGCGGGCCGGGGATGCGGGCGTCGAGCGGCCGCTGTGGGTGGCGGCCTCGGTCGGGCCGTACGGGGCGATGCTCGCGGACGGCTCCGAGTACCGGGGGCGGTACGGGCTGAGTGTGGACGAGCTGGAGCGCTTCCACCGGCCGCGCATGGAGGTGCTGGCCGCGGCCGGCCCCGACGTCCTCGCGCTGGAGACGGTGCCGGACGCCGACGAGGGCGCCGCGCTGCTGACGGCGGTGCGCGGGCTGGGAGTGCCGGCGTGGCTGTCGTACACGGTCGACGGTATGCACACCCGTGCCGGTCAGCCCCTGGAGGAGGCGTTCGCCCTGGCCGCCGGCGTGGACGAGGTGATCGCGGTGGGCGTGAACTGCTGCGCACCACAGGACGTGGAGCCCGCGGTGGAGATCGCGGCGCGGGTCACCGGCAAGCCGGTCGTGGTGTATCCCAACAGCGGGGAGGCCTGGGACGCCCGTGCACGGGCCTGGACGGGACGGAGGAGATTCGGCGCCGGGCAGGTGAAGACGTGGCGGGACGCGGGTGCTCGGCTCATCGGGGGGTGCTGCCGGGTGGGGCCGGAGGCGATCGCGTCGATCAGGCAGGCGCTGGACACGGCCTGA
- a CDS encoding carboxylesterase/lipase family protein, giving the protein MTADQANPEAGTEAAPVVRTPYGTVRGRYEHGIAVFRGIPYAAPPFGPHRFRPPRPPEPWEGVRDAGTFGPTAPKPPYSEAFAQYLSDPDIPGDDCLNLNIWTPEPGPGARLPVLVWLHGGALTRGSSAIPVYDGTGFARDGVICVSVNYRLGVEGYGLFPDAPPNPGLRDQLAALHWVHDAIGAFGGDPDRITLCGQSAGAISAGALLAAPATRGLIRRAVLQSGSPETSDRDKVRRMVRRMAMRLKIPATAEAFAAVDRNLLLRTQAEAGRLSSPVLGGSAFGIVVDGDLVPRDPLKALIDGDTAQGVDLLMGWTRDEYRLWLVPGGLMEHVDRLGPVALAGAMARCHTGHEVPRGYRALHPDAGTAETVGQMVTDHLLRVPLHRLADARPDTSHLYEFAWPSRLPGLGACHALELGFVFDTGAAPESKKLAGEGAPHELCEAMHTAWVRFATTGDPGWQTWDTSHPVRIFGDGEPHTAYGPRDAEIALWSTAPTAQPAPTPEIRAPGAEWAAAIRRLRRSVGTRRH; this is encoded by the coding sequence ATGACGGCGGACCAGGCGAACCCCGAGGCCGGTACCGAGGCCGCACCCGTGGTCAGAACACCGTACGGGACCGTACGCGGCCGGTACGAGCACGGCATCGCGGTGTTCCGGGGCATCCCCTACGCGGCACCGCCCTTCGGCCCCCACCGGTTCCGCCCGCCCCGGCCGCCCGAACCCTGGGAGGGGGTGCGCGACGCCGGCACCTTCGGACCCACCGCGCCGAAGCCCCCGTACTCCGAGGCCTTCGCCCAGTACCTCTCCGACCCGGACATCCCCGGCGACGACTGCCTCAACCTCAACATATGGACCCCCGAGCCCGGCCCCGGCGCCCGACTCCCCGTCCTGGTCTGGCTCCACGGCGGCGCCCTGACCAGAGGATCCTCCGCCATACCCGTCTACGACGGCACCGGCTTCGCCCGCGACGGCGTCATCTGCGTCTCCGTCAACTACCGCCTCGGCGTCGAGGGCTACGGACTGTTCCCCGACGCACCCCCCAACCCCGGCCTGCGCGACCAACTCGCCGCCCTGCACTGGGTGCACGACGCGATCGGCGCCTTCGGCGGCGACCCCGACCGCATCACACTGTGCGGCCAGTCGGCCGGCGCCATCAGCGCCGGCGCCCTGCTCGCCGCACCCGCGACCCGGGGACTGATCCGGCGCGCGGTGCTGCAGAGCGGATCACCGGAGACCTCCGACCGCGACAAGGTACGGCGGATGGTGCGCCGCATGGCCATGCGGCTGAAGATCCCCGCCACCGCCGAAGCCTTCGCCGCCGTCGACCGCAACCTGCTGCTGCGCACCCAGGCCGAGGCCGGCCGGCTCAGCAGCCCGGTCCTGGGCGGCTCCGCGTTCGGCATCGTCGTGGACGGCGACCTCGTACCCCGCGACCCGCTCAAAGCCCTGATCGACGGCGACACGGCCCAGGGTGTCGACCTCCTCATGGGCTGGACCCGCGACGAATACCGGCTCTGGCTCGTGCCCGGCGGGCTCATGGAACACGTCGACCGCCTCGGCCCCGTCGCCCTCGCCGGCGCCATGGCCCGCTGCCACACCGGACACGAGGTGCCCCGCGGCTACCGCGCCCTGCACCCCGACGCCGGCACCGCCGAGACCGTCGGCCAGATGGTCACCGACCACCTGCTGCGCGTCCCGCTGCACCGCCTCGCCGACGCCCGCCCCGACACCTCCCACCTCTACGAATTCGCCTGGCCCTCCCGCCTGCCCGGCCTCGGCGCCTGCCACGCCCTGGAGCTGGGCTTCGTCTTCGACACCGGTGCCGCCCCCGAATCGAAGAAACTGGCGGGCGAGGGCGCCCCGCACGAACTGTGCGAGGCGATGCACACCGCCTGGGTACGCTTCGCGACGACCGGCGACCCTGGCTGGCAGACCTGGGACACGTCCCACCCGGTCCGGATCTTCGGCGACGGTGAACCGCATACCGCATACGGCCCCCGGGATGCGGAAATCGCCCTCTGGTCGACCGCCCCCACCGCGCAACCGGCCCCCACCCCGGAAATCCGGGCCCCCGGAGCCGAGTGGGCGGCGGCGATACGACGCCTGCGACGGTCGGTGGGGACGCGGCGGCATTGA